The following proteins are encoded in a genomic region of Aliiroseovarius sp. F47248L:
- a CDS encoding LysR family transcriptional regulator, whose protein sequence is MDIIWLRDFEALVACKNFSRAAEERNVSQPAFSRRIRALENEIGVRLINRETLPLALTPAGEVFLSQARIMLRTYEETIERCQTIDSASENVIRFATSQSLYMTHYKNLIAPLASKGGVETDLNSTSWAADQFVSALQQSYCDVILTYWHPSMQFLGPLEVANFEYLTLSADRFVPVSRTKPGGGPEFQFKTGSKDAMPLLSYGAVSALRAVQDFVLEQAITPQKMLIVNQNALANSVKAMILEGFGMGWLPLSLCKAELAEGRLAIVEERLATDLEVRVYRDPKNKKGTLHELWAQLQLEQQVRMHRRPKRGAAL, encoded by the coding sequence TTGGATATTATTTGGCTCAGAGATTTCGAGGCGTTGGTTGCGTGCAAAAACTTCTCGCGCGCAGCAGAAGAACGCAATGTCAGCCAGCCTGCGTTCTCGCGGCGCATCCGTGCGCTAGAGAACGAGATCGGCGTGCGGCTGATCAATCGTGAAACCCTGCCGCTGGCCTTGACCCCTGCGGGCGAGGTCTTTCTGTCGCAGGCTCGAATCATGCTACGCACCTACGAGGAAACAATCGAGCGTTGTCAGACGATTGATTCGGCAAGCGAGAATGTCATTCGCTTCGCCACTTCGCAATCGTTGTATATGACCCACTACAAGAACCTGATCGCCCCACTGGCCAGCAAAGGTGGTGTAGAGACTGACCTGAACTCGACCTCGTGGGCGGCGGATCAATTTGTCAGCGCGCTTCAGCAAAGCTATTGCGATGTCATCCTGACCTATTGGCACCCGTCGATGCAGTTTCTTGGGCCGTTGGAGGTCGCGAATTTCGAATATCTGACCCTATCTGCAGATCGGTTTGTTCCAGTGTCGCGCACCAAACCGGGTGGCGGACCGGAGTTTCAGTTCAAAACCGGCAGTAAAGACGCGATGCCTCTGTTGTCCTACGGAGCCGTTTCTGCCTTACGTGCCGTTCAGGACTTCGTGCTGGAACAAGCCATCACGCCGCAAAAGATGCTGATCGTGAACCAGAATGCGTTGGCCAACAGTGTGAAAGCGATGATTCTTGAGGGGTTCGGCATGGGATGGCTTCCGCTGAGCTTGTGTAAGGCCGAGTTGGCCGAAGGTCGGCTTGCCATTGTCGAAGAGCGGTTGGCGACCGACTTGGAGGTGCGTGTGTATCGCGACCCGAAGAACAAAAAAGGCACACTGCATGAGCTTTGGGCACAATTGCAGCTGGAACAACAGGTGCGAATGCACCGGCGGCCCAAACGCGGCGCAGCTCTCTAA
- a CDS encoding oligopeptide/dipeptide ABC transporter ATP-binding protein: MKDLNAQTPLVEIKGLEKRFDLDQGFLETLKFRNGRLTRETRAVHAVNNVTLDVNRGEALCVVGESGCGKSTVARLVAGLLTPTKGEIHYDGSRIDNRSRSEMQPLRKKIQMIFQNPYASLNPRMTIRQALEEPVKHHFPSFSAAEVRDKVTEVMMSVGVDPSWVKRYPHEFSGGQRQRIAIARALTVDPQFIIADEPISALDVSIQAQVLNLMLEAKESRGLTYLFITHDLSVVEHFGTRVAVLYLGTVCEVADTATLFSNPKHPYTRALLSAVPQLKDDRPNHIRLKGEIPTPINMPQGCPFQSRCAFANNRCRSEQPKAIHQPDGSLVACHAVEEDRLDEDVIGA; this comes from the coding sequence ATGAAGGACTTGAATGCTCAGACCCCTCTGGTCGAAATCAAGGGATTGGAAAAGCGGTTCGATCTTGATCAAGGCTTTCTAGAGACCCTCAAATTTCGAAATGGTCGGCTGACACGCGAAACTCGTGCTGTGCATGCGGTGAACAACGTGACGCTGGATGTGAATCGGGGTGAAGCGCTGTGCGTTGTCGGAGAAAGCGGCTGTGGTAAATCCACCGTTGCCCGTCTGGTGGCCGGACTGCTGACACCGACCAAAGGCGAGATTCACTATGACGGGTCGCGCATCGACAACCGGTCGCGGTCTGAAATGCAGCCACTTCGCAAGAAGATCCAGATGATCTTTCAAAATCCTTACGCGTCGCTGAATCCACGAATGACCATTCGACAGGCGTTGGAAGAGCCCGTGAAGCATCACTTCCCCTCTTTTTCTGCCGCAGAAGTACGCGACAAGGTGACCGAAGTGATGATGTCCGTCGGGGTCGATCCCAGCTGGGTCAAACGGTATCCGCACGAGTTTTCAGGCGGTCAGCGACAGCGGATCGCAATTGCCCGCGCCCTGACAGTAGATCCCCAGTTTATCATTGCCGATGAACCGATCAGCGCGCTGGACGTGTCCATTCAGGCGCAGGTGTTGAATCTGATGCTGGAAGCCAAGGAAAGCCGCGGCCTGACCTATCTTTTCATCACCCACGACCTGAGTGTTGTCGAACATTTCGGCACACGCGTGGCCGTGCTCTATCTTGGAACTGTCTGTGAAGTAGCCGACACGGCCACCCTGTTTTCCAATCCAAAACATCCCTATACTCGGGCTTTGTTGTCCGCTGTTCCGCAGCTCAAGGATGATCGTCCGAACCATATCCGCCTGAAGGGCGAGATCCCGACGCCGATCAACATGCCGCAAGGTTGTCCCTTCCAAAGCCGCTGCGCTTTTGCGAATAACAGATGTAGGAGTGAACAGCCGAAAGCTATTCACCAACCCGACGGCAGTCTTGTGGCTTGTCACGCTGTTGAAGAAGATCGGTTGGATGAGGATGTGATCGGCGCCTGA